Proteins from one Paraburkholderia sp. BL10I2N1 genomic window:
- a CDS encoding deoxyguanosinetriphosphate triphosphohydrolase, giving the protein MLTHPHSTQAPGLTATPALAALEGHLAPYAAHSARSRGRRYPEPPPSARTEFQRDRDRIVHSTAFRRLEYKTQVFVNHEGDLFRTRLTHSLEVAQIARSVARNLRVNEDLVEAISLAHDLGHTPFGHAGQDALNECMREHGGFEHNLQSLAVVDDLEEHYGGFDGLNLCFETREGILKHCSRENARKLGALGERFLQGQQPSLEAQIANVADEIAYNNHDVDDGLRSGLLTIEQLADVELWHTHHQAARSEYPRIEGRRLVHETVRRIINTLIVDLIDTTTNNLARYAPASLEAVRTAPPLVEHSERVAAQAASLKRFLFKNLYRHYRVMRMANKARRVVVGLFDAFTDDPRLLPPAYQTEEPAKQPRLIAHYIAGMTDRYALKEYRRLFVIDDN; this is encoded by the coding sequence ATCCTGACTCATCCACACAGCACGCAGGCTCCCGGCTTGACCGCGACGCCTGCACTGGCTGCGCTCGAAGGGCATCTCGCCCCCTACGCAGCGCATTCGGCGCGATCGCGTGGTCGCCGGTATCCTGAACCGCCACCCAGCGCGCGCACCGAATTTCAGCGTGACCGGGATCGGATTGTCCATTCCACCGCATTTCGCAGGCTCGAGTACAAGACGCAGGTATTCGTGAACCACGAGGGGGACCTTTTCCGCACGCGTCTGACACATAGCCTGGAGGTTGCGCAGATTGCGCGCTCGGTCGCGCGCAATCTGCGCGTCAACGAGGATCTGGTGGAAGCCATTTCGCTGGCCCACGACCTCGGCCATACGCCGTTCGGCCATGCCGGGCAGGACGCGCTCAACGAATGCATGCGTGAGCATGGCGGCTTCGAACACAATCTGCAAAGTCTCGCAGTCGTCGACGATCTCGAAGAGCACTACGGCGGATTCGACGGGCTGAACCTGTGTTTTGAAACGCGTGAGGGCATTCTGAAGCACTGTTCGCGCGAGAATGCCCGCAAGCTCGGCGCGCTTGGCGAGCGATTCCTACAAGGGCAGCAGCCGTCGCTGGAAGCGCAGATCGCAAACGTGGCCGATGAGATCGCGTACAACAATCACGATGTCGACGATGGCCTGCGGTCGGGCCTTTTGACCATCGAGCAGCTCGCGGACGTCGAGTTGTGGCACACCCACCATCAGGCGGCGCGCAGCGAATACCCGCGCATCGAGGGGCGTCGCCTCGTCCATGAAACAGTGCGCCGGATCATTAACACGCTGATCGTCGATCTGATCGACACCACCACGAACAATCTGGCGCGATACGCACCCGCCTCTCTTGAAGCGGTGCGGACCGCCCCGCCGCTTGTCGAGCATAGTGAGCGCGTCGCCGCACAGGCGGCGTCGCTCAAGCGTTTCCTGTTCAAGAACCTGTATCGCCATTACCGCGTGATGCGAATGGCAAACAAGGCCAGACGGGTCGTGGTCGGTTTATTCGACGCGTTCACGGACGATCCGCGGCTATTGCCGCCGGCCTATCAGACTGAAGAGCCGGCGAAGCAGCCGCGACTGATTGCCCATTACATCGCCGGCATGACGGATCGGTATGCCTTGAAGGAGTACCGGCGTCTTTTCGTCATCGACGACAACTGA
- the aroB gene encoding 3-dehydroquinate synthase: MITVNVELGERAYPIHIGPDLIGRTELFSPYIAGSSVTIVTNTTVDPLYGEALRRALAPLGKQVSTVVLPDGEAHKNWETLNLIFDALLNAHADRKTTLIALGGGVIGDMTGFAAACYMRGVPFIQVPTTLLSQVDSSVGGKTGINHPLGKNMIGAFYQPQAVIADISALRTLPARELAAGVAEVIKTGAIADAGFFDWIETSIDALNRCEPQALAEAVRRSCEIKASVVAADEREGGLRAILNFGHTFGHAIEAGLGYGEWLHGEAVGCGMVMAADLSVRLGYLDDVARRRLVDLIVAANLPVRGPTLGDSRYIELMKVDKKAEAGAIKFILLKRFGDTLITEAPDDAVRATLAATAAPI; this comes from the coding sequence ATGATTACCGTTAACGTCGAACTGGGCGAGCGCGCCTATCCCATCCATATCGGCCCCGATCTGATCGGACGAACCGAGCTTTTCTCACCGTATATCGCGGGCTCCTCCGTCACCATCGTCACGAATACGACTGTCGATCCGCTGTACGGCGAGGCGCTGCGCCGCGCATTGGCACCGCTCGGCAAGCAGGTTTCGACCGTCGTTCTGCCGGACGGCGAAGCACACAAGAACTGGGAAACGCTCAACCTGATCTTCGATGCGCTCCTCAACGCGCATGCCGACCGCAAGACCACGCTGATCGCGCTGGGTGGCGGCGTGATTGGCGACATGACGGGGTTCGCCGCCGCCTGCTACATGCGGGGTGTGCCGTTCATCCAGGTGCCGACTACCCTGTTGTCGCAGGTCGATTCGTCGGTTGGCGGCAAGACGGGTATCAATCACCCGCTTGGCAAGAACATGATCGGCGCGTTTTACCAGCCGCAGGCCGTGATCGCCGACATCAGCGCGTTGCGCACGCTGCCGGCGCGCGAACTGGCTGCGGGCGTTGCTGAAGTCATCAAGACGGGTGCTATCGCCGATGCAGGCTTTTTCGACTGGATCGAAACCAGCATCGATGCGCTGAACCGATGCGAACCCCAGGCGCTGGCTGAAGCGGTCAGGCGCTCGTGCGAGATCAAGGCCTCAGTCGTGGCTGCCGACGAGCGAGAGGGCGGCCTGCGGGCGATTCTCAATTTCGGTCACACGTTCGGTCATGCGATCGAGGCGGGCCTCGGCTATGGCGAGTGGCTGCATGGCGAGGCGGTCGGTTGCGGGATGGTGATGGCGGCGGATCTGTCAGTGCGCCTCGGTTATCTCGATGACGTGGCGCGCCGGCGTCTGGTCGATTTGATTGTCGCGGCCAATCTGCCGGTTCGCGGCCCCACACTCGGTGATTCGCGCTATATCGAGCTGATGAAGGTCGATAAGAAAGCCGAAGCAGGTGCGATCAAGTTCATTCTGCTGAAGCGGTTTGGTGACACGCTGATCACGGAAGCACCCGACGATGCCGTCCGCGCGACGCTCGCGGCAACTGCGGCACCCATCTAA
- a CDS encoding shikimate kinase, protein MQPRDANANVFFVGLMGAGKTTVGRAVARRLDRPFFDSDHEIEARTGARISTIFELEGEAGFRDREAQTIAELSGRDNIVLATGGGAVLRPENREVLKSRGLVVYLRANPHDLWLRTRRDKNRPLLQTDDPKGRLEALYEVRDPLYRECADFVIETGRPSVNGLVNMVLMQLEMAGVARHPAS, encoded by the coding sequence TTGCAACCGCGGGACGCAAACGCCAATGTATTTTTTGTAGGGCTCATGGGGGCGGGTAAAACCACCGTGGGCCGGGCGGTGGCGCGCCGGCTGGATCGGCCGTTCTTCGATTCCGACCACGAAATCGAGGCGCGCACGGGTGCGCGCATTTCAACCATCTTTGAACTCGAAGGCGAAGCAGGCTTTCGCGACCGGGAGGCCCAGACCATCGCCGAGCTGTCCGGCCGCGACAACATCGTCCTCGCCACCGGCGGCGGCGCGGTGCTGAGGCCGGAAAATCGGGAAGTCCTGAAGAGCCGCGGTCTCGTCGTCTATCTGCGCGCGAATCCACACGACCTGTGGCTGAGGACGCGGCGCGACAAGAACCGGCCATTGCTGCAAACCGATGACCCGAAGGGGCGGCTCGAAGCGCTGTACGAAGTACGCGATCCGCTGTATCGCGAATGCGCCGATTTCGTCATCGAAACCGGGCGTCCGTCAGTCAACGGGCTCGTCAATATGGTGTTGATGCAGCTCGAGATGGCCGGCGTCGCGCGACATCCTGCGTCATAA